In a genomic window of Branchiostoma lanceolatum isolate klBraLanc5 chromosome 12, klBraLanc5.hap2, whole genome shotgun sequence:
- the LOC136446341 gene encoding uncharacterized protein, which produces MAAAPGGNDGFDFDRWCLQNKLPEKIVEWLKKEEFITPDLLVYFGERDEKSLRSTGVGAAHIRKLEAAIEELASSVSNVDQPSETLESKNTLADEARGSIPATVVEAGSKQGDKETDNDIYVVLYDHEQQEPGTIHLQKGEQVKILDFGDGHWYWAQSLDNQDEGWVLPSYVEPQRDPVTHENSSHPTGVTKGRVGQAIRQYEASVEGQKFKPNTPSKSVPLQKPTITQDADQEPPPALSPKLYTSVSRKEPLSKKYEPPFTSSTTGFPTVYNINIEYHDDNSVQVSWDKSLEAVEGYKLEITTSQDPSVVIERQILSPEKTSATCSSLQPSTRYTIKLMTLSGTKESEPLIKTICTSERRTNSIANSRASNRSLGNKTDSSTLDFLTTGPLYQQLQSNQAPTIGTDMQTPKVFWTSNLGQTWSDLVKSSVRYDMSPKQQQLQEALFEVLKTEGSFVHSMTILVDHFMSDKDLKKSIKPIEYKDLFSNATEVLKASQRFLSDLKASQQENAIITDVCDIIKTHAKKNMLFPYKYYCKKLPLQMNTLKTLTDGTQSQELNQNFCDALKELELDERCGKLPFSSFLLLPMQRITRFPLLVERIMNLREQGTELFSTAVDALADVRDVSKQCDQATRKEQQMMELEDLVNKLRYDRVKLNFPLLSRDRSVVKQGELTLVPKKGTTEKYHVVLLTDYLLVTKKEDDKKVGSVLSLRNFCKRNRVDVHEIDSIYEGCEDQSVAKKEQKMQNVFRNLFRPKLVEENFKFRMTLLEDWQGMKEEMVFAAKTPSQLTRWVEAFYHSEKKQEGWKTYGKENCPIARVILRRDPEGPDELALEEGDTLFVLRKKPDDLWFGETMHDERQGWFPATVVEEVESDHLKGKQLMTEHVTLRKKKDDKSGVHRNAFLALYDYEPQNPDEIRLKKGQRLTILDDSGDWFKARTLDKDLPVGLVPHNYITPLDDLQTHEWFVGSLERREAEERLIFASNPIGTFLVRSKHPDGTETHAYTISVLRSTTGHNKVNHFKVNKTSEGTFTVTDHDEEFDSLPELVDDLVENGKIGDCIMTTPCPAEKSERPESHYEKWEISRDNIILGKTIGQGHFGDVREGLWKEEVKVAVKSAKKGAMPDDLFLQEANTMTKLHHANIVQLLGVCTKEDPIYIITEFVCNGSLEGYLKGEHGKRLSLVHQIDMATQVAAGMEYLESNSVIHRDLRAANVLVGNRNLCKVADFGMARLRVESIYVSKRNVMPFRWTAIEAIDQKEFTSQSDVWSFGILMTEILTKGRMPYADIKDNDGVIAQVRHGYRMPPEDDWPEPLYEIMQRCWLKEPNERPTFIDLNRILTNYFSNDKEYY; this is translated from the exons GGAAAGCAAGAACACTCTTGCCGACGAGGCCAGAGGAAGTATTCCGGCTACGGTGGTGGAAGCAGGTAGTAAGCAAGGAGACAAAGAGACAGACAATG ACATCTACGTCGTGCTCTACGACCATGAACAGCAAGAGCCAGGAACGATCCATCTACAAAAGGGAGAGCAAGTGAAGATCCTGGATTTCGG AGATGGTCACTGGTACTGGGCTCAGTCGCTGGACAACCAGGACGAAGGATGGGTTCTCCCCAGCTACGTGGAGCCTCAGAGAGACCCGGTGACACACGA GAACAGCTCTCATcctactggggtgaccaaaggTCGTGTAGGACAGGCCATACGGCAGTATGAAGCAAGCGTTGAGGGGCAGAAATTCAAACCAAACACCCCAAGCAAATCTGTGCCTTTACAAAAGCCAACCATCACTCAAGATGCTGACCAAGAGCCTCCTCCCGCTCTATCTCCCAAGCTCTATACGTCAGTATCGAGAAAAGAGCCTTTGAGTAAGAAATACGAACCACCCTTCACTTCGTCTACCACCGGTTTTCCCACCGTTTATAATATCAATATCGAGTATCATGATGACAATTCAGTGCAGGTTTCATGGGATAAGTCACTGGAAGCGGTTGAAGGATACAAGCTCGAAATTACGACGTCACAAGATCCAAGTGTCGTAATTGAAAGACAAATATTGTCCCCAGAAAAGACATCAGCAACTTGTAGTTCCCTGCAGCCATCCACAAGATACACTATCAAACTGATGACCCTGTCAGGCACCAAGGAGAGTGAgcccctcattaagaccatctGTACAAGCGAGAGGCGCACAAACTCGATCGCAAACTCAAGAGCAAGTAACAGATCTCTCGGGAACAAAACGGATTCGTCAACCCTAGATTTCCTGACCACTGGCCCATTATATCAGCAGTTGCAAAGCAACCAGGCGCCAACAATCGGCACGGATATGCAAACCCCTAAAGTCTTCTGGACCTCTAATCTCGGACAAACTTGGTCAGACTTGGTTAAAAGTAGCGTCCGATACGACATGTCCCCAAAGCAGCAACAACTTCAAGAGGCTCTTTTTGAAGTACTGAAGACGGAAGGTTCATTCGTGCACAGTATGACCATCTTGGTGGACCATTTTATGTCTGATAAGGACTTGAAGAAATCAATCAAGCCGATTGAATACAAGGATCTCTTTTCGAATGCAACTGAAGTGCTTAAAGCCAGTCAGCGGTTCCTAAGTGACTTGAAAGCAAGCCAACAGGAGAATGCGATCATCACCGACGTTTGTGACATCATCAAAACTCACGCCAAGAAGAACATGTTGTTCCCATACAAGTACTACTGCAAGAAGCTGCCTCTTCAGATGAACACCTTGAAAACCCTTACCGATGGAACGCAGAGCCAAGAACTGAATCAGAATTTCTGTGATGCCCTGAAGGAACTGGAGCTCGATGAAAGATGTGGGAAACTGCCTTTCAGCTCGTTTCTTCTGCTGCCGATGCAGCGCATCACGCGTTTTCCCCTCCTCGTGGAACGTATCATGAACCTAAGAGAGCAAGGCACAGAGCTCTTCAGCACGGCAGTGGACGCACTCGCGGATGTGAGGGACGTCTCCAAGCAATGTGACCAAGCTACACGTAAAGAGCAACAGATGATGGAGTTGGAAGACCTCGTGAACAAGCTACGTTATGACAGGGTAAAACTAAACTTCCCTCTCTTGAGTAGAGATCGGTCGGTTGTCAAACAGGGTGAGCTAACTTTAGTTCCGAAAAAAGGAACAACGGAGAAGTATCATGTTGTTCTTCTGACAGACTACCTGCTGGTGACAAAGAAGGAGGACGACAAGAAAGTGGGCAGCGTCCTAAGTCTAAGGAACTTCTGCAAGCGTAATCGAGTTGACGTCCATGAGATAGACAGCATCTACGAAGGTTGCGAAGATCAGTCAGTTGCCAAGAAGGAGCAAAAGATGCAAAATGTTTTCAGGAACTTGTTTCGGCCCAAGCTAGTCGAAGAGAACTTCAAGTTCAGAATGACTCTCCTCGAGGATTGGCAAGGGATGAAAGAAGAGATGGTGTTTGCGGCCAAGACTCCAAGTCAGCTCACACGTTGGGTTGAGGCATTCTACCACAGCGAAAAGAAACAGGAGGGTTGGAAAACCTACGGGAAGGAGAACTGTCCCATCGCTAGGGTCATCCTCCGCAGGGATCCAGAGGGGCCTGATGAGCTGGCGCTTGAAGAAGGAGACACCCTCTTTGTCCTACGCAAGAAGCCGGACGATTTGTGGTTCGGAGAGACCATGCACGACGAGCGACAAGGATGGTTTCCGGCTACAGTGGTGGAGGAAGTGGAGAGCGATCACTTAAAGGGCAAACAACTGATGACAGAGCATGTCACGCTTCGAAAGAAGAAAGACGACAAGAGTGGCGTCC ACAGAAACGCATTCTTGGCACTCTACGACTATGAACCCCAAAACCCAGATGAGATTCGCTTGAAAAAAGGCCAACGATTGACGATTCTTGATGACAG TGGCGATTGGTTCAAGGCTCGGACATTGGACAAAGACTTGCCTGTGGGACTGGTTCCCCACAACTACATAACGCCTCTGGACGACCTCCAAACACACGA ATGGTTCGTAGGGTCCCTTGAGCGAAGAGAGGCAGAAGAGCGCCTTATCTTTGCATCCAACCCAATCGGTACTTTCTTGGTAAGAAGTAAGCACCCAGACGGAACAG AAACGCACGCTTACACTATATCAGTGTTGCGCAGTACGACTGGCCACAACAAAGTGAACCACTTCAAGGTAAATAAAACCAGTGAAGGAACATTTACCGTGACTGATCATGATGAAGAGTTTGACAGTCTGCCGGAACTAGTGGATGACCTTGTCG AGAATGGTAAAATCGGCGACTGTATAATGACAACTCCGTGTCCGGCAGAGAAGTCCGAGCGTCCAGAGTCTCATTACGAAAAGTGGGAAATTTCACGAGACAACATCATACTTGGGAAGACTATTGGGCAAGGCCATTTCGGAGACGTGCGTGAAG GACTTTGGAAGGAAGAAGTAAAGGTTGCAGTGAAGAGTGCCAAGAAGGGAGCAATGCCTGACGACCTGTTTCTCCAGGAGGCTAACACTATGACAAAACTACATCACGCCAACATTGTCCAG CTTCTCGGCGTCTGTACAAAGGAGGACCCAATCTACATCATCACCGAGTTCGTGTGTAACGGCAGCCTAGAAGGTTATTTGAAGGGAGAACATGGGAAACGTCTGAGTCTGGTTCATCAGATTGACATGGCTACCCAG GTTGCGGCTGGTATGGAGTATTTAGAAAGCAACAGCGTTATTCACAGAGACTTGCGGGCAGCAAACGTCCTTGTGGGAAATCGAAATCTGTGCAAGGTGGCGGACTTCGGGATGGCGAGGCTACGTGTGGAGAGCATCTATGTATCAAAAAGAA ATGTGATGCCGTTTCGCTGGACGGCGATTGAAGCTATCGACCAAAAGGAGTTCACGTCACAGTCTGATGTCTGGTCCTTCGGTATCCTGATGACAGAGATCCTCACTAAGGGGCGGATGCCGTATGCAG ATATTAAAGACAATGACGGCGTGATAGCCCAGGTTCGCCATGGGTACCGCATGCCTCCGGAGGACGACTGGCCCGAACCCCTGTATGAGATCATGCAGCGCTGCTGGCTCAAGGAACCAAACGAGCGACCAACGTTCATAGATCTCAATCGTATTTTGACGAACTACTTCAGCAATGACAAAGAATACTATTGA
- the LOC136445972 gene encoding proton-coupled zinc antiporter SLC30A2-like isoform X1, translating to MAAGRELEDIGSLPKNHDLFQNPDYPDRSMSLNSDHGDSLDYLQSFNERNSHLTFQRPPEDSDDEPLLDLDEAGPSCNHTGPCSCPITVGTTRRPRFRDKKARNQLLICCVLSFLFMIGEFTGGYLANSLAIMTDAAHMFSDFGSFLISLAALWIGSRQPTNKMTFGYYRAEVLGALVSVLIIWLLTGILVFEAVQRIIHKSAPIEGDTMLITAGCSVAFNILLTIVLHFQGRSHGHSHGLSHGHSHGGTSRVHDGESDGRNINVRAAFIHVIGDLLQSVGVLIAAYIIRYKPEYQIADPICTFLFSGLVLVTTVTILRDTIRVLLEATPRSIDVCAVKRDLAILPGVRGVHNLHVWSLTMDKNVLNVHLVLAQDADHEAVLQSATWRIRKNYPVQHCAIQVEKCCTPCIQETKGATEG from the exons ATGGCGGCGGGTCGGGAGTTAGAGGACATAGGTTCGCTGCCCAAAAACCACGACCTGTTCCAAAACCCGGACTACCCAGACCGCTCCATGTCGCTCAACTCCGACCACGGCGACTCCCTCGACTACCTGCAAAGTTTCAACGAGAGAAACTCGCACCTAACGTTCCAGAGACCGCCGGAAGATTCCGATGACGAACCCTTGTTGGATCTTGACGAGGCGGGCCCTTCCTGTAACCATACGGGCCCGTGCTCGTGCCCGATCACCGTGGGGACCACACGGAGGCCCCGCTTCAGAGATAAGAAGGCCAGGAACCAGCTGCTCATCTGCTGTGTCCTCTCCTTCCTCTTCATGATAGGAGAATTTACAG GAGGTTACCTGGCCAACAGTCTGGCCATTATGACAGATGCCGCTCACATGTTCAGCGACTTCGGCAGTTTTCTCATCAGTCTTGCTGCCTTGTGGATAGGATCTCGACAGCCTACAAATAAAATGACATTTGGATACTACAGAGCAG AGGTGTTGGGAGCCCTGGTGAGTGTGCTGATCATCTGGCTGCTGACAGGGATCCTGGTGTTCGAGGCTGTTCAGAGGATCATCCACAAGTCTGCACCCATAGAAGGGGACACCATGCTCATTACAGCAGGCTGTAGTGTAGCTTTTAACATCTT ATTGACTATCGTACTGCATTTCCAAGGGAGATCACATGGACACTCACATGGGCTATCACATGGGCACTCACATGGAG GGACATCGAGGGTGCATGACGGAGAATCCGATGGCAGGAACATCAACGTTAGAGCAGCGTTCATCCATGTTATTGGTGATCTTCTACAAAGTGTGGGAGTCCTGATAGCCGCATATATCATCAGATATAAG CCGGAGTACCAGATAGCAGACCCCATCTGTACGTTCCTGTTCTCAGGCCTGGTGCTGGTCACCACGGTAACCATACTGAGGGACACGATCAGGGTACTGCTGGAAG cAACTCCCAGGTCTATAGACGTGTGTGCAGTAAAGCGTGACCTGGCCATCTTGCCTGGAGTGAGGGGGGTTCACAACTTACATGTCTGGTCTCTCACCATGGACAAGAATGTGCTCAATGTACACTTGGTATTGG CCCAAGATGCAGACCACGAGGCAGTGCTTCAGTCAGCTACATGGAGGATACGCAAGAACTACCCAGTCCAGCACTGCGCAATACAGGTGGAGAAGTGTTGTACACCCTGTATACAGGAGACCAAGGGGGCCACAGAGGGATAG
- the LOC136445972 gene encoding proton-coupled zinc antiporter SLC30A2-like isoform X2: MAAGRELEDIGSLPKNHDLFQNPDYPDRSMSLNSDHGDSLDYLQSFNERNSHLTFQRPPEDSDDEPLLDLDEAGPSCNHTGPCSCPITVGTTRRPRFRDKKARNQLLICCVLSFLFMIGEFTGGYLANSLAIMTDAAHMFSDFGSFLISLAALWIGSRQPTNKMTFGYYRAEVLGALVSVLIIWLLTGILVFEAVQRIIHKSAPIEGDTMLITAGCSVAFNILLTIVLHFQGRSHGHSHGGTSRVHDGESDGRNINVRAAFIHVIGDLLQSVGVLIAAYIIRYKPEYQIADPICTFLFSGLVLVTTVTILRDTIRVLLEATPRSIDVCAVKRDLAILPGVRGVHNLHVWSLTMDKNVLNVHLVLAQDADHEAVLQSATWRIRKNYPVQHCAIQVEKCCTPCIQETKGATEG; encoded by the exons ATGGCGGCGGGTCGGGAGTTAGAGGACATAGGTTCGCTGCCCAAAAACCACGACCTGTTCCAAAACCCGGACTACCCAGACCGCTCCATGTCGCTCAACTCCGACCACGGCGACTCCCTCGACTACCTGCAAAGTTTCAACGAGAGAAACTCGCACCTAACGTTCCAGAGACCGCCGGAAGATTCCGATGACGAACCCTTGTTGGATCTTGACGAGGCGGGCCCTTCCTGTAACCATACGGGCCCGTGCTCGTGCCCGATCACCGTGGGGACCACACGGAGGCCCCGCTTCAGAGATAAGAAGGCCAGGAACCAGCTGCTCATCTGCTGTGTCCTCTCCTTCCTCTTCATGATAGGAGAATTTACAG GAGGTTACCTGGCCAACAGTCTGGCCATTATGACAGATGCCGCTCACATGTTCAGCGACTTCGGCAGTTTTCTCATCAGTCTTGCTGCCTTGTGGATAGGATCTCGACAGCCTACAAATAAAATGACATTTGGATACTACAGAGCAG AGGTGTTGGGAGCCCTGGTGAGTGTGCTGATCATCTGGCTGCTGACAGGGATCCTGGTGTTCGAGGCTGTTCAGAGGATCATCCACAAGTCTGCACCCATAGAAGGGGACACCATGCTCATTACAGCAGGCTGTAGTGTAGCTTTTAACATCTT ATTGACTATCGTACTGCATTTCCAAGGGAGATCACATGGACACTCACATGG AGGGACATCGAGGGTGCATGACGGAGAATCCGATGGCAGGAACATCAACGTTAGAGCAGCGTTCATCCATGTTATTGGTGATCTTCTACAAAGTGTGGGAGTCCTGATAGCCGCATATATCATCAGATATAAG CCGGAGTACCAGATAGCAGACCCCATCTGTACGTTCCTGTTCTCAGGCCTGGTGCTGGTCACCACGGTAACCATACTGAGGGACACGATCAGGGTACTGCTGGAAG cAACTCCCAGGTCTATAGACGTGTGTGCAGTAAAGCGTGACCTGGCCATCTTGCCTGGAGTGAGGGGGGTTCACAACTTACATGTCTGGTCTCTCACCATGGACAAGAATGTGCTCAATGTACACTTGGTATTGG CCCAAGATGCAGACCACGAGGCAGTGCTTCAGTCAGCTACATGGAGGATACGCAAGAACTACCCAGTCCAGCACTGCGCAATACAGGTGGAGAAGTGTTGTACACCCTGTATACAGGAGACCAAGGGGGCCACAGAGGGATAG